In uncultured Desulfuromonas sp., the genomic stretch TGATTGGTGAAACCACATTGCCGCATAGCCGCGGGAAAATGGTCGCGACCTTTGATATGTCCTTCTACGGCGCCTTAAGCCTTGGTCCGCTGATCGGCGGAATTATTATGGACCAGTGGGGCTTTGATGGCATTTTTGTGTTGCTCGCCGGGCTGTGTCTCGCGGCATTGCTGGTTGCTGTGCTGTTGATCCCCGCCGATGGCAACACGGCACACACGACCATCATGCCTGTGTCCGCAAATCGTCAGGCCCGGTCTCGCCGCTCTCTTCAACACAGTGCTCTGCCGGGATTGCTGGTGTTTATTTTCGGACGCGCCTGCGGCATTGTCATCTTTGTTTCCTTTATGCCGATCCTGTTGATGTCGAAACTGGGGCTGACCGGTGTTGAAGTGGGGATGGTCATGGCGTCCACATCGGTCGTTATGACCTTGTGTCTGCGGCCGATGGGAAAACTGACCGATCGCTGCTCTCGATCTGTGTTGGTTATGGTTGGCGGTACCGTGGTGTCGCTGCTCTATGTTCTGATCCCCTTGGCAACAACCTTTCATCAGGTTCTTGTTCTGGGGATGGCTATCGGCCTGTTCAGCGGACTTTCGCAACCGGCAAGTACGGCTCTTCTGGTGGAAGAGGGACAGCGATTTGGCACCGGATTTGCTGTCGGCATGTTCAATGCCAGCCTCAATCTCGGCTTTGTCGTCGGCCCTGTGCTCGGAGCGCTGTTGCTGAGCAGTGAGGGTCTGTCGTCGGTGTTTTATGTAGCCGGGTTGTGCGGAGGCCTGGCCGTTGTCCTGTTTTCAATCACAACACGGGCGACGGCCTCGTATGGCCAAGCCTGGCATGTTCGATCGTAAGAGTTTCAAGGAGAGTGCTTTGATCAAATACATCAAAGAATTGAATGGAAGAATTTTTGACTACGCCAGCCATTGCGTTGAGCGTTACACCTTTGCCGAACTGGTTGATTACGCCAAAGACGGCATTGACGACATCGCGTGCCGCGAATGGGGCTTGAGTGGTGAAGAGTGGCAGGATGCCATCTTTGCCGCACTAAAAGAGTTGCAGATTGTCGAGCGCCGGGTGTAGCGACAGACCGGCGATCCTGTGGTCGAAACCTTCTTGGGGCAGGCCTGCTTTTGTGAGTCTGAAAACAGACGGGGTAATCTCTATAGCGAAAAGAGATTACCCCGTTTTTGTTCGATTTTGGCGGGAGCAGATGGGACGAGCCTGCCAAAATTTAACATGCTGAAATCACAGAAGTTCACTCGTGAGCACGTCAAAAAATCTCCTGAAAATGTACCACACTTTGGTCTACAGCCCAATTAGATTCCTACTTCAGGAATCTAATTGGGCTGTTTCGCATTTGTTGAGTGAATAGTGAAGCTGGCTTTTGTGGCTTGTCGAATTCCTATGGGGTTTAATTATGACTAAATTGGTAGTCTTTGTTGGTGCATTAGGTGGTGGGTCTTAATAGCTAAAACGGGCGTTATCACCTCTCCCTCTCCAACTTTTTTTCCGCGATACACCTCTCCATCCTTTCGCGCCGTTAATAGGAAATGCCCTGCCGGACCACATAACGGGGTGTAAGGGGCAACTCCGCCCACCTTGACCTTTAACAGACGAAAGGATTTATTCAATGTCAGAATCTTCCATTTACGTTCCTTTGCCCACTGTAACCGCACGTGACTACCTCGAAGCTGCAGAGCTTGTCATTAAACTGAAAAAGCTTTCTGAAGAGCCTCAGCAACCCAGCTGGGAGAGTTTGCTCGGCATGGCTGGGGTCAGTGTGAATGTCGCACAGAAGCTTCTGCTTCTCGGACGTTACCACCATTTGCTTACGGATGACGAACTTGATGTTATGAAGTTTACTCAAGCTCTTTCTTTAATTCGGCAGCGGCGCAAGGAGGCGTAATTCATGAATGAAGCCTCCGAGAGTGTCCTCGTTACCTTGCAAAAGAATGGGCTAACAAAATCAGTCCGAGGTGGGGAACGTGAAAACCGTAACATGACTGGGGAAGGTTTTGCCGAGGGTTGCCATCCAATTAAGGGCCTTGGTAAAACTGCTCGTGCGAACATGCAGGAACTATTTTTGCGGATTAATTGGTCAGAATATACGGCCCCCGTTAAAGGTAATGCTCGATACTCTCGTGGTTTCATGGCAACACTGAATTGTAACCGTTTATGTCATCCTGATCATGAAACCGTTCGAAAACAAATACGAAACCTCAAGCTCGCCATAAGCCGTGCCTTTCCAGAGTGTTCAGGCTTCTGGAAGCTTGAGTTAGCCTCAACCGATGGGACGCCACACCTTCATGTTGTTATGCTATTTCCTGAACCGCAGAGCCGTGAGAATCTCACTGAATGGTTCTTGACCACGTGGCATCGAATTGCGGAACTGGGCAGCAAGGAGTCGAGGAGTAGGGCTGTCTGTGTTCAGTCGCTCTATGGAAACCCTGCCGTTAAACTGTGCAGTTACCTCGGTAAACGTGGTTACGAAGATCATCAAGACTGGCCTCCCGGTGCAGCATGGGGCCGCTTTAACGTGAGGGCTTTACCGCTTCTTCCACCAATTGCAAAATTTCATTTAAACGATGATGCTTCTAAGCTTGCATTTGAGATGACCTGCTGTTCAGACCCAGAGATGGGCCGCCGCGCTCAGACCCAGGCCCTTAGCGGGGCTGGGTCTCATCGTGGGATCACCCATAGAGGCCTTCGTAAGGGGTATGCAGAAGACTTTAAAAATACTTTCCTGCGAAACTTACTTGGTATCTACGCAGAGAGACTAAAAGGCGTTATCGACTGGATTGTTAGCGACATCTCGACTATGTTGCCCAGCGAAGTTTTGCAAGCGCAACTAGGTATCATTAAGTGACGATGCTTATGATACTAGTAATGTATCATTTAGTTGACATATATAATCGTGCGGAAGGCTACTGTCGTCTAATTAATCTATGTGGGACATCACTGCTGTCTCATAGTTTCAAATAAGGGCTAACTGATTGTTGTCTATAGTGTTTTTTAGCTCTGGCGGCTTGAACAACCCCATAAAATCGCGTCTCTCAAACAAATTCAGCTGTAATAACCGCAATATCTGCTGCATGGAATGCCGAAGTTTTGACTGAAACTTCAGAAATGCCAGCACCAGATAGGCGCATAAGGCAATCCACAGCTGGGTCATCACCGCATTGTAAGAGGTGCCCAGAAAGCTCTTAACGCGCAGATTCTGCTTGATCCATTTGAAGAACAGCTCAATCTGCCAGCGTTCTTTGTATAACTGGGCGACCGTTGCCGCCGGGAGGTCCAGTTCATTGGTCAGAAACTCATAGGTAATGTCGGTCTCCTCGTCCAGGTAACGAACCTTGCGATAGGTGCCATCAACTCCTTTGAGCTTGATCTG encodes the following:
- a CDS encoding MFS transporter encodes the protein MDKAHRWLFKGVFFINFAVTLGLGVSDAFFSVFAQSLGARGAILGAAIGFYAASKIVFSPFMGKLSDRFGRKRLIVISLMVFLLVSLLCLSITRVQTLIILRLMQGLGCAMFRPVVLSLIGETTLPHSRGKMVATFDMSFYGALSLGPLIGGIIMDQWGFDGIFVLLAGLCLAALLVAVLLIPADGNTAHTTIMPVSANRQARSRRSLQHSALPGLLVFIFGRACGIVIFVSFMPILLMSKLGLTGVEVGMVMASTSVVMTLCLRPMGKLTDRCSRSVLVMVGGTVVSLLYVLIPLATTFHQVLVLGMAIGLFSGLSQPASTALLVEEGQRFGTGFAVGMFNASLNLGFVVGPVLGALLLSSEGLSSVFYVAGLCGGLAVVLFSITTRATASYGQAWHVRS